A part of Campylobacter concisus genomic DNA contains:
- the lon gene encoding endopeptidase La: MQINENKGFPTEIPIIVEDELFLYPFMITPLFLSDDENLKALELAIQEETPILVVPTKPQQDGARDFDGIYDAGVIGTIMRRVPLPDGRVKVLFQGIDKGKILKQSGINPLRGIVDMLHVKRPSQVKTDALIVVLREKVRELSQFSHFFPPDLLKTIEESAEAIRVCDLVSSALRLKKQIAYSFFVEENLEQRLLKLIDYVIEEIEANKLQKEIKNKVHSKIDKTNKEYFLKEQLKQIQAELGADTSREEELEEYRKKLDAKKKFMAEDAYKEIKKQIDKLSRMHPDSADANTLQSYLDWVLEIPFENVAKKKSSISEVSKHLNADHYSLEKPKERIEEYFALRELLELRGVGEKVNNGAILCFAGPPGVGKTSLANSIAKALKRELVRIALGGLEDVNELRGHRRTYIGAMPGRIVQGLIEAKQMNPVVVLDEIDKVGRSYRGDPTAVLLEILDPEQNNKFRDYYLNFNIDLSKIIFIATANDVSMIPAALRDRMEFIELSSYTPQEKFEIAKKYLLPQELKKHGLKPSDVSISKEALELIISDYTRESGVRNLRRRIADILRKVAKNILTKKNEGKISVTAKNLKEFLEKKVYEIEPADKKDQIGLVNGLAWTSVGGDVLRIEAIRIQGKGNMQITGQLGDVMKESAQIAFSVIKVLIDNKKIKVPMTIVPKFDDDKHKLEASDVYRRYDLHLHVPEGAVPKDGPSAGITMATAIASILTDTKVRHDIAMTGEITLTGRVLPIGGLKEKLIAAHKAGIKTALIPRKNYDRDLVDIPAEVKADMKIIAVDTIDDVLKNALVAKK; encoded by the coding sequence TTGCAAATAAACGAAAATAAAGGCTTCCCAACTGAAATTCCTATTATCGTTGAGGATGAGCTATTTTTATATCCATTTATGATAACTCCGCTTTTTTTAAGCGATGATGAAAATTTAAAAGCACTTGAACTTGCCATACAAGAAGAGACTCCGATCCTTGTGGTGCCTACAAAGCCTCAGCAAGACGGCGCTAGAGACTTTGACGGCATATATGACGCAGGCGTAATCGGCACGATAATGCGCCGTGTGCCATTACCTGACGGACGCGTGAAGGTGCTATTTCAGGGCATCGACAAAGGCAAAATTTTAAAACAATCAGGCATAAACCCACTCCGTGGCATCGTCGATATGCTTCATGTCAAACGTCCATCACAGGTTAAAACTGATGCACTAATCGTAGTTTTAAGAGAAAAAGTAAGAGAGCTTTCGCAGTTTAGCCATTTTTTCCCGCCTGATCTTTTAAAAACGATAGAAGAGAGCGCTGAGGCGATCAGGGTTTGCGATCTCGTCTCAAGTGCACTTCGCTTAAAAAAACAGATCGCATATAGCTTTTTTGTCGAGGAAAATTTAGAGCAACGCCTACTAAAGCTCATCGACTATGTTATCGAAGAGATCGAGGCAAATAAGCTTCAAAAAGAGATAAAAAATAAAGTCCATTCAAAGATCGATAAGACAAACAAAGAGTACTTTTTAAAGGAGCAGTTAAAGCAAATCCAAGCTGAGCTTGGAGCGGATACGAGCCGTGAAGAGGAGCTTGAAGAGTACCGCAAAAAGCTTGATGCGAAGAAGAAATTTATGGCTGAGGACGCCTATAAAGAGATCAAAAAACAAATAGATAAGCTTTCTCGCATGCACCCAGACTCAGCAGACGCAAATACCTTGCAAAGCTATCTTGACTGGGTTTTAGAAATTCCATTTGAAAATGTAGCTAAGAAAAAGTCATCCATCAGCGAAGTGAGCAAGCATCTAAATGCCGATCACTACAGCTTGGAGAAGCCAAAAGAGCGCATCGAGGAGTATTTTGCTTTGCGTGAGCTTTTGGAGCTTAGAGGTGTCGGTGAAAAGGTAAATAATGGCGCTATTTTATGCTTTGCAGGCCCTCCAGGCGTGGGTAAAACAAGTCTCGCAAACTCGATCGCAAAAGCGCTAAAGCGTGAGCTAGTCAGGATCGCACTTGGCGGACTTGAGGACGTAAATGAGCTAAGAGGTCACCGCCGCACCTACATAGGCGCTATGCCAGGGCGTATCGTTCAAGGGCTAATAGAAGCCAAACAGATGAACCCAGTGGTTGTCTTAGATGAGATCGATAAGGTTGGCAGAAGCTACAGAGGCGACCCGACCGCAGTTTTACTTGAAATTTTGGACCCAGAGCAAAATAATAAATTTAGAGATTATTACCTAAATTTTAACATCGATCTTAGCAAGATCATCTTCATCGCCACAGCAAATGACGTGAGTATGATACCAGCCGCACTTCGAGATAGGATGGAGTTTATCGAGCTTAGCTCATACACTCCACAAGAGAAATTTGAGATCGCTAAAAAATATCTATTGCCTCAGGAGCTTAAAAAACATGGCCTAAAACCAAGCGATGTGAGTATCAGCAAAGAGGCACTTGAGCTAATCATCAGCGACTATACAAGAGAGAGTGGCGTGCGAAATTTACGCCGTAGGATCGCTGATATATTAAGAAAGGTCGCCAAAAATATCCTCACTAAAAAAAATGAGGGCAAGATCAGTGTCACGGCTAAAAATTTGAAAGAATTTTTGGAGAAAAAGGTCTATGAGATCGAGCCAGCGGATAAAAAAGATCAGATAGGTCTAGTAAATGGCCTTGCATGGACGAGTGTCGGTGGCGATGTGCTAAGGATCGAGGCTATCAGGATCCAGGGCAAAGGCAATATGCAGATCACCGGTCAGCTAGGCGACGTGATGAAAGAGAGCGCTCAGATCGCGTTTAGCGTTATTAAAGTGCTAATAGACAACAAAAAAATAAAAGTACCGATGACTATCGTGCCAAAATTTGACGATGACAAGCACAAGCTCGAAGCCAGCGACGTTTATAGACGCTATGATCTTCACTTGCACGTACCAGAGGGTGCTGTACCAAAAGATGGACCAAGTGCTGGCATCACGATGGCAACTGCGATCGCATCGATACTAACCGATACAAAGGTAAGACACGACATAGCAATGACTGGCGAGATTACGCTAACTGGTAGAGTGCTACCGATCGGTGGTCTAAAAGAGAAGCTAATCGCCGCGCACAAAGCTGGCATCAAAACAGCTCTGATACCTCGTAAAAACTACGACCGTGACCTTGTCGACATCCCAGCTGAAGTAAAGGCTGATATGAAGATCATCGCCGTAGATACGATCGATGATGTGCTAAAAAATGCTCTTGTAGCTAAAAAATAA
- a CDS encoding methylated-DNA--[protein]-cysteine S-methyltransferase, whose protein sequence is MSKAYLKSPIGILEIVASKNGICEINFVDKFEKVAVNDENLRLCLDELKAYFEGRLKIFSIKLDIKTTNFRAKIYEALQKVPYGETTTYAALALAVGHKNAYRAAGTANAKNPVPIIVPCHRVLASSGLGGYSGGDGLPTKIWLLEHEAKHK, encoded by the coding sequence GTGTCAAAAGCTTACCTAAAATCTCCCATTGGAATTTTAGAGATCGTTGCCAGTAAAAATGGAATTTGTGAGATAAATTTTGTAGATAAATTTGAAAAAGTAGCAGTAAATGATGAAAATTTAAGGCTTTGCCTTGATGAGCTAAAAGCATATTTTGAAGGCAGGCTTAAAATTTTTAGCATAAAGCTTGATATAAAAACAACTAATTTTAGAGCAAAAATTTACGAGGCCTTACAAAAAGTACCATACGGAGAAACGACCACATACGCAGCTCTAGCACTTGCCGTAGGTCATAAAAATGCCTACCGAGCAGCAGGAACAGCCAATGCTAAAAATCCAGTGCCTATCATCGTCCCTTGTCACAGAGTGCTAGCTAGCAGTGGGCTTGGCGGCTACTCAGGTGGAGATGGCTTGCCAACTAAAATCTGGCTTTTAGAGCATGAAGCAAAGCATAAATAG